From the genome of Xyrauchen texanus isolate HMW12.3.18 chromosome 7, RBS_HiC_50CHRs, whole genome shotgun sequence:
caattcagtaTAATTTCCATTACATagtattttatgcaaccagtttaaatattttgtccatcataacattacTGTTCTAGCAAACTCTAGTCCGCTGTCAAACGCAACTCCTCACAAGCCCACAAAATGATGCATCATCGTCACACTTTTAGGAAAAACATTCAGTAAGTGAACCAAATGAATGAATAGAAAACAAGAGGTATATTATTTTACTCAAAGACAAaggctgtttatttgtgcacagcatagatttacagatgttatgaacagatgtggATTACCTTTCTCTCATGAAAGATAAAAAGAATATGAAAAACGATTACATACTATAACtaaaagcaaattctcctgttttaaaaaagtcaaaaaacactgtgatttgaggtgtagattctgaggtactgtaatcTTCAAGGAGCGCGTTTGACATCTGAACCAGTGAATGGAGGCCGGGCGGCTGCTCACGGATACTAGTTCCTGCCGGATCCAAACTCTGTCAGTGTGACttatgtgttttttctctcaaaaACGCGATTTTGACCCAGTGCGACTTATAGATGCGACTTTATTTccggaaaatacagtaaataaataaaaacattatttgctGTGCCATTGCGataattaatttgcaagaacaattctacaaattggaaaagacacTAATTTGTTGGTTTTCATCACGGGTTcatgctactaagacagacagaaatcaTGGACAAATTCTTTAAAAGGAAAATTATTGACAATgtttatgtgggatagtggttttccatgggatttttttaatcgtaaaaagtgtgccgtggcagaaaaaaggttaggAAACACTGACTAAAACCACAAAGAGTTAATCTGCAAAAAAAGcatccaaaagaaaacacacagcagtaCATTTTGCAATGCTTACAGAGACGGCTGGGATCACATAAACATTTTATCAGCACTtagaaaggaagcataaagaaaggcaagctaagtgtaagtgatgctagcaaagctagctagctaacattagcaatctgcctcttgctgcatttcattcaactcagaaagtcggattttccaacttccttcTGGGAAAAGTGCAGTGGAACTTTTGAAGTCGTAATTACAACTTGGAAAGTCGTGTGGAAATTGTACTATGACTATGAAAACTATGATTTCGCTGAGATGTAGGTGCGTGACGTCACACAATCTTGTCGGCACCCAGGAAGATGTACAAAATacttgataaacattcacttttattaaataatattgataaattaaaacaaaaattgtattgttttaggtggatggtaaaacttggaaaaggagtgttgaataaagacggttaagttgatttcagctccttagtgtttgtttgtttgtatttgtttgctcacagaaaacaaaggaaaattcacacatataattcacctctgcaatgccttttgattattttattaagaCTTTTCTCatggcacacacagacacacacacacacacacaaacacacgcgcgttgtgtttccatgttttatggggacttaccatagacataatggtttttatactgtacaaactatatattctatcccctaaccctaaccctactcctaaacctaaccctcagagaaaactttctgcatttttacattttcaaaaaccatCATTTAGtctgatttataagctgttttcctcatggggaccgacaaaatgtccccacaaggtcaaaaatgttgggttttactatccttatggggacatttggtccccacaatgtgataaatacacgctctcacactcacacacgcacacacacaaagtggtgaatgaagaggaatcttcatttgttttctgtgggtgtttttatgggaatgtggatctttcagatcaatttagggagtgcctatggtttgcatgttccacattttatcCTGTATCATGCAGTGTGGGACTCgcactggtctggtcttggtcttgactcggtcTCAACTcctcaaagtcttggtcttgtctcagTCTCaatacactctggtcttggtttaggtggtcttgactacaacactgacAGAGACATTGCCATTGGAagtatttttgttgtttaatcAGAAGAAAGGGCATAAAGGCTGCAAATTATCTTGATTGTGCACAAGCTGTTCCAGAAGAAAATGAATTGGGGGCTGAGATCCAGGCCATGGTTAAAACACTCCCTTAGGGTAGATGGATTGAACTCAGCACCTGCTGACTCTTATAGctttaagcattttatttttattttcccactTTCATATCTGACAGATAATCAAAACAAAAGACTGCTTTCATGTggactttttaaaataaacactAAATTGTTAAAGGACTAACAACTAATAACAAGATTAAGGGGCCTACTTAGCAAAAGTCACATAGTACTTGAATTTTGCCTTTGAATAGACTGTTTTGTGATACGACACAGAAGTCTCTGCAAGGACTGTACTCTGCCAGGACTGGGCAGATGTCTGGGTACTTGGGGGGATGGCTGGCTCTGATAAGGGAGAGAGTGTTTTCTCAGCAAAGGAGGGTGTCACAGCTGGAATGGAGGGTCAGGACATTAGGATGCTTGCACTACATCAACACCTTCTACTTGGCCTGCAGCTTCTGCTACAAGGCTCTTTTCATCCTGCATGTCTTCCTTTCCCTTTTCCTCCTCTCCTTCCTCTTCGTTCTCTCCCTGTAAATCTATCTGGGAGGCATCCTGGAGCAGTGTCGCAGAAAGGGCATACTCCTCACTAACATCTTCTGTGATCGACAACTCAGGCTCAATCATAGCTGTGCCGTTCAGGATGCTGGGCAACTCCTTCTCTATTGCCTCAACAGCCACCTTAACTTCCTCCTGTCCTGGTGCAAGTTGGCAGTGAACCTCCTCGAAGGTCAGGTCTTCAGCTGGGCTCTCAATTGGAGCCAGTTCGATGGAGGCGACAGCACTTGGTGAGCTTTCAGGTTGAGATGAATCTACAGCCTCTGCTTCACTCTCTCCGCTACGAACCTTCTTGATGTTGAAGGTGAGAGGAGAGACCTTGAAGGAAGAGCTCTTGGCACTAGGGTTCTTCTGGTGGTTTGGTGTCAGACTTTTCTTGATTTTTTCACGGTTTTCTGTTGATACAATCCTGGTGCTGATATTGTTCATCTTCTTCTCAATATTCTGCCTAGAGAAAGCTTTCTTCAGGCTGTCCACTTTCTTCAGACTGGACCGCTTGAACTTCTCAGCTCGAGATTTTTGAACTTTGGACTCTGCTTCAAGGTCCAAAATGGCCAAAATCTCATCTTCATCCTCCTCTGGTCCCTGCTCTTCATCCGAAGAGAGGTCAATGGTCTGAAGGCCCTCCTCTTGAGAACGGTTGGCATCAATGGCCAAAGtctcctcctccacttcaggtaaCGGTGCAGGTTCCTTCACAAAGACACTTGATGGGATCTCATTTTCCTCCTGCACAACAGAAATGTACAACAGCAAGTGAGgatcaagtacatttttaagtttGCTCTTACACCTACTTACATATTGTCACCCTCTTAAATCCACATAGGATTGTCCTTACTTTACAGTTCTGCCTAGTTTGGTGTTTTTTGGATTGCAAAAGACACTTGGCAATAGGCACTGATTTGCCAACTTTCTAATACCACAAAGAAATCCAAGTCAGTGCCCAAAGTACTGCTAACAAGGTTTGTATTTGTTCTTGTACAGTATTTGCCTGGAAAACTGGAGTGTAAAAATTCAGATGATGCATAGGACAGACAGGTCTTTGTAGGAGATACATTATCTTTAATAGTTTCAAAAGTCATAACctgattttattaaaacaaatgaatTTCTTTCAGTcttaaaataattgaaatgcaCTGAATCTGACAAGTCTGACTTGCCTGATTTATTTCTTACTCTAAACAATTTTACATTTAGTTATTTCTTAAACTTCTCTGAAAACCCTAATGAGAGAGCTAAGAAACTGCGGAAAAAACACCTTGTATCAGAATATCATAACACAATACAGTGTTATGTTACAGTGTTTGACGATACATCATGTCTTCAGGGTCATTCTTCTACTATGAAGTAGCAAAAAAGTATAAATATTGAGTGACTACACATAAGATGCACTATTTAGTAATGCCAAGGGGACAAGAACATTTAGTGTGAAAAATACTGTGTACCTCCCCTCTTTTCCCACATGGAGACAATCATAAAGCCTCAAGAATAGTGAGACTGGGGAAGGAAGTCCAGGCATGACCCTACACTTCTTATATCAGAGTTTCCAATGAGTTTTGGAGAATGGCcaagacagaaagagagggaggcaggcaaataataataataataaaaaaaagataaagcaGGGAAGTGTGGTTTAGGGCTTTGAAAGGGAGTAGGATTCAGGCCAGGAAGCAGTTGGGGTGGAGCGCAGCAATAGGGACACCTGGACAGCAGCCCTGTTTGGTCCCCCACCCATCAGAATGTTCCATAGCATGACAGAAATGCGCAGGATAGTCAGAGTCCTCTTTCTTAGCGATAAGACTCTAAATTCTCATCCGGGTGTGGTCACTTCACACAGGAAACTTCCCAGTTAATCGcttgaactcttattttgaacaGCTGTAAACATAagcaaagcacacacacaaatgtacacataaatgCAAACACAAACTAACTTACAACTGCTCTTCTAAGATGATAGAAAGGTTATGTTCTCCCTTGAACCCCTCGTCAAAAATCTGGCCTCACAAACTCTGTTTGTGTGAGGGAATGGTAGTTTGGCCTGTCGAACTGTGGGGAAAGATTCAACCTAACAGAACAGAGAGGATACATAATGACTGACGGTAATCCCTGTGGATATTTGTGATACACTAAATCAGGGGTGAAATATCGCTTTTGGGATTTGGCAAATCTGTCCAACCGACCACAAAACTTTACTTTGAAAGGCAAATATGGATCAAAGGTATTGGTATGATATTGTTGGCATTGTTGGAGAATACATCTGGCCAACTCCCTGCAAATTTTAACATGGAGTTTCCATTTTTTATGTTCCACCAAACACTGACTGGAGTTACTAGAACAATTAGTCTGAGTTAATTTAACACTTAGACATAAATACTCAGCTGTAGAAAACAAAGTGTGACATAATATTTACTGTAATGTTACATATGGATTTAATATAGGGAAGTTGTCATAGTCTTTCCACTTTTTGGCTGTGGTGAGCATGGGTGCATTAATGCATGGGGTTACACGGGCTGAAGGGACCCTCGTGGTACCTTTATGCACCTCTGATAAACCTATGAAAatcctaattattattattattattattattatttgtaattttctgcATTTCAGTAGTGAAACTTTTGGACAAAATCAGcctgaaaaaataaaagaactAGTGTAATGTGTATAAGATATACATAGTGTTGTATTACATTGTTAATATCTGTGATACACATTTGCTGTTGCAGTTCCAACAGATTATAAATTAGACAACAATGAATGCCACTTATTGATAGCACCAAGTTACACTTGTTACCATAGCAAGAACAAATAAACACAAGTACTCGTCCTTCAGGGGTTTATTCTGTTTATTCTTTCAGCATCTAAAGCTTTTAcataaactgttttttttctttcacaagAAAACATAAGGGGGTGAATCTCACCAAAACATTTCCAAGATCACATTTCACCCCTTAAtccaagaaaaataaatgaactcattaattaataaaataaaaaataaaatctacttCTCATAAAGAAGATTAAGCCTATTTTAAGGACAatttaatgttttccattgcgacttattttcatgaaatttcGTCACATCTCTGTGACGCACGCTCATGAGAGGGttgacgtaagctcgttggtaacgTCCCATGTCATATGGAGGAGGAGTCATTGTTTActagagaaacttgcacagaccaagcgccgttcacaaaccaaatcagtccaaaacaatttcaaaactatataaaataaaaaagcattaaaaaaacattactgcagtaaataaccataATTTATTTTGcgttatctacttgtgctttttctttagcagaaacatataggctatatgactgtctggaattcaagccacacaagttgtagttagtgGAACCAAGTgtcctttgtgtgagacttgacagtgaagtggcATGAAGAtgagttatttatgcaggcagtgatgagcaagtgaattgagtgcaggtgcggtgaattagaaatcggATGATAAGGAGCCGAGTGCTGAGGAAGGTGCAGAGCCCGAGGGAGGCGTGACAATGACAACATTTTTCACACATACATGAGTTCActggaaaaacagcacgggcacagccgatgaattcagatatcaaccctttgtttctttcgatggtctgaaatcctcaggggtaaaatattcactgcacaccctccaatatatgagagaatgtaggggtgtactgatatccaggttcagcgcgataagccagagcttcaatcactcatgatcatgtataggcaatcgatgaaaagttaaCATTtcctttggggtttctgaagattgaagcatccaggatacacacgcCAAATTACCATTTTGAACAAttcacttatacaaatacaacattttagtGCGAAAGCAAAGACAATTCAACTttggcccgctcagttctcccgatggccagtccacccctgatcggccccaaagtgcgtcggcccaccgggaaaatgcccggtatgccagattaccagtccagccctggtaccAAATGCAACATTTTAGTAGAGCAGGCAGAAAGTCTCCACAGGATTGTTTCGTCATGAGTGTGTGTTGCTTGTTTCTATTTACATGTTTTCTCTTTTTGTCCTCAGGGATCAAGGAAGCAatttaaatctaaaatgtatagagtctatGAAAAGGTACAAATAAGATGAGTTGAGCCACTGGACAAGCCTGTGTGGCAGGAAGAATGTCTATCAACAGTTATTAAGTCACTTTCTGTCTAAACTGGAGATTGTACAGCAATGCCATGACTCACAAACCTTCATCATGCAGGAAAGCCTCTAAGAATGAGAGTGGAatgttgacattttgatatatgtTTGAGTTTAACAACGGTTTGCTCATGACTTGGCTCAGTTTTAAGTGAACTGTTTTTCTTGACTTTACAAGGTTCAACTTGTTCCCGGAACTAATGCATTGTTAATTTCAGTCCTTTAGATGATTAGCATATACAAAGTTACATACTCTGTTCAAATTAAGCAGCAAATAGAATAGAGCAACATCACGCAGATTTAAACATTCCTCCTATGCATTACAGCTTCCTTAGGACACAAGATCCTCTCCTTTCCTCAGTGGTGAAACAAACAGTACATTTTATGCATTCTGTCCATAAGGTATGAGATCTGAAAATCACATGTAAATGACTACATCCTCCTCACTTTTTTCATATTTAGTTTTGTTGGAATTTTTGGATCTCTTTCGCAATATGTTTTTGTCTATAAAGACCAATGTTGGGtgaaattaattactgtaattaaattactttttcctagaaaaaagttaaagttttactctttatttttcagtaattactattacatttaatgtaattgcattaaatactgtgtaGACTATAGAACGAttctaaataaaacattgtttttgttcatCTGGTCGAGGATGATATGGGTTataaaaagtaattattattgtgcaattacttttcagacagagtaattagtacagtaatctaattacactgtagaaggtgtaattagtagttagtaattaattaaatttttatagTACCCAACACTGAGAAAGACAATGATTGTCTCGTTCTGAGCAGCCTGTCAAATAATACTCTACGTTTGATTCATTTGTGTACTAAACCAGTCCTTCTTGCCTTTGGCAACGTGGGCGCTTGTGATAAGTTGATACATGCTTTCTTATGTGCAGGAGATAAATATACAAAGACCtcagaatgcaaaacaaaaaaactggttTTATTTTAGCTTTGGCCAGATGTAGTGCTAATATACATATGTTTTGGTGTCTGTTATTAGGTAAATCAGAGCTTCACTCATTTCAGTCACACATACCACACACCAGTCAAAAATCTGGTCACACCTgactgaatatactgtatgtttcttgTGAAAACTTTTTGTTCTAAAGTCTATAGGGTTACCCTTaagcttaaatgcttgaaattagttttgtagacaaatataaattgtgcttaAAGAtgtgaatatattatattttcttcttttttaatttattaattagacTGTATAGTGATGGAAAAGAAGCCAACATGTGGCCAGCATTCCCCTTCTAAACTGTTTAAAAAGGATCCCAGGTGGATATCTTAGGAAGCTAGTTGATAAAATGTCCAGTGCAGAGCtgtaatcagggctggactggtaatctggcatactgggcattttcctggtgggccggttagtggcggactggccatcaggagaaacGAGAGGGCCGGTTGGGTGgtgataagctaaaattagcCACCGCGATATGATGAATGGACCACAGAACGGTGCtgagatatgcagaaaaggacagcgaagaaccccccccacccccttcaaattttgggccagttgctatgtaaaatccggACCGATTTCTCTTCTCAATCCAGCCCTGGCTGTAATGTAGGTAAAGTGTGGCTTTGCAGAATTTAAAATATTAGATTagagttttgatttgtttatcattttgttGTCACCGCATAATTCCCATACCAgggacacattttttatttgttttatttttattcgaAATTATTACATGCATAGTATACTGTAgcctacagtatatatttgtattatataataatagcCTTAACAATAAAagtattcttatttttaatatatccCCCAAAACAAGTATTTCAAATATACATCTGGCCATCTAAAATCAATATAACCTAATTCTAAATCTCACTCCTGCATTAAACATCCTTTTGACTAAATGTCACCTTATATGGGatgaattattataaaaaaacaaaaaaaaaacttagtgTACACTTTTCTTAACcatgtatttatgtgtaataatgatacagtcactgaacactttattagggacacacgtacacctacttattcttgagattatctaatcagccaattgtgtggcagcagtgcaatgcataaaagcaTACAGGAatattttttatctcagtgatttcaaccatggcatgattgttggtgccagatgggctggtttgagtattgagATATTCAGAATATAGGAAAGCACATGCTTACAGTATGTTCTAATAAAAAGAGAGAAACCTAATTTTCTTCGAGTAACaggaagttccccttctgtcgctctctccacgttgtgttggagaagcgacactaggggtctctcttgagcgccgatattcacctctgatcttattgaaaagggccaatgggagttggcagtcggtatttgcatatccggcccccggacatacgggtatttaagcggcgcaaatcacgggagttcattcagaaaatttcttcgagccgatggtctgtctgcagtttgctgcgagttacacgccacttaaacgttcctgttttcctctgacgatctgcatgctgttggatcttgacggcgcacaacagcggctttctccttctcagttgcccctgagcgcttcgacagcgcagacacgtacacacacacacactgtgtattaaaagagttttttactaaaagagtaattttctctaaaagagcaaacacagcggcattgaacgtcattttaaggacgcgtctttttcaagattcctttccgcccctgtgtcgttcctggatgcggtacaGTGCTCTCTGCTtgagacggccacaggcgctgtctcgtgtgtttgggccgcgatcacaccgaggcggcgtttgtggatggttcatgttctcactgcgagaacatgaccatgaccacgttgcggtcgagGCTCAccttcaacagaaagcaagccaccccagctgcaccccgcattgctccttcttcccacgggattaaggacggtgcggttggcgctgggggcgatttggggcggcagcgggtgcagtttcgccgggtagccccccgcgaacctcccgttccccgacacgctcgctggtctccgtccacgctcgcggcgatagcggctcgcctcacggcccggctgtctatcctcccgagtccgaagcagatgagctcgctgctgatctgctttcagatcacaacagtcccagtacaccggacgcggcgatcccgccttccgcctgcccacggctgtcccccggctggccggttcagacgagtccagaggacaccaacatcagacctcctcctcagtcaagaacccgccccctgtcgggcgcgcggagcaaggtaagtgctttgagtctattctcagcacctcagcctcaggccgcaacgaagccgcccgacgctgcattacctgttccgccccgctgcgaggcccgccggtacgtccaaaatactcgtccctttggtgcccctagcgcagagctgggaagcgtggctttcgcttcccaacgcatcacgctggctgcaccggaccattcgactcggttatgcaattcagtttgcccggctcctgccccccttcaggggcgtccgcttttccgcagtacacggcgagcacgccagttccctgcacacAGAAATTGCGACcttcttagccaagggcgcggtagagcccgtccctccaaccgaaatgaggaagggtttctacagcccttacttcattgtacccaagaaaggcggcggcttacgaccaatcctggacttgcgagttttcaatcgggccttgttaaaactcccgttcaaaatgcttacgcagagaaatattctggctggtgttcagcatctagattggttcgcagcggtggacctgaaggacacgtacttccacgtctcaattttgccacgcgacaccgacccttcctacggttcggtgttcgacggccaggcgtttcagtacaaagtcctccccttcgcctgtctctgtccctcgcgtcttcacgaaagtcgcagaggcgcccttgccccgctacgagtagccggcatccgcattctcaactacctcgacgactggctcatcctagcacactctcgagagttactatgcacacacagagaccaggtgctccggcacctcagccgctggggcttcaggtcaactgggaaaagagcaagctcactccggttcagagcatctcttttctcgggttggagttagactcagtctcaatgacagcacgtctcacgagcgagtgtgctcagtcggtgctggactgcctcgcttccttcaagccaggcacagtggtccctctaaaacttttccagaggctcctggggcatatggcgtcctccgcggcggtcgcgccgctggggttgatgcatatgagaccactccggcactagctccagactcgagtcccgagacaagcatggcaccgcggcacgcatcgggtaaggatcacccccacctgcctcaaaacactccgaccctggacagaccactgctttttacgggcaggagtgcccctgcagcaggtgtcccgacgcatcctggtcacaaTCGACGCCTCCCGGttcgggtggggtgccgtgtgcagcgggcacgcagcagcgggccgttggaaaggggccccgctgcgttggcacatcaattgcctggagttgctgaccgtccttcttgctctcaggaagttcctcccgttagttcgggacaaacatgtcctcgtgagatcggacagcaccacggtggtggcgtacataaatcgccaaggcggcgacgctccgccacatgtcacaactcgcccgccgtctcctcctatggagccagcagcgactcaagtcgctgcgtgccactcacatccccggcaagctcaatgtcgtagcggacgcgctatcacgacaacgcctgcccggcggggagtggagccttcacccccagtcggtccagctgatttgggaacggtttggcaaggcccaggtagacctgttcgccgcccaggaaacctcccactgcccgctctggtacgccctaacagaggctcccctcgggacagacgcgttggcacacagctggccctctgggttgcgcaaatacgcatttcccccagtgagccttcttgcaccggtgctgtgcaaggtcagggaggacgaggagcaagtcacgttggtggccccctactggcccactcggacttggttctcggaactcaggctcctcgcgacagctcctccctggcgaattcccctgagaaaggacctcctctctcagggacggggcacgctctggcacccgcgcccagacctctggaacctccacgcctggtccctggaccggACGCGGAaaagctagccggcttaccggcgaccgttgtgaataccatcaaccaagccagagcccctctaccaggcacctttacgccctaaagtggcacttgttcgcagattggtgttcttcccgagcctaagacccgcagagatgctgcgattaggtcagtgcttctgttcctacaggagaggctggacaggaggctgtccccgtccaccctcaaggtgtatgttgccgctatcgccgcccaccacgatcctgtagacggcaagtctttgggtaagcacgacctgatcctcaggttcctgagaggtgcccggaggttgaatccctcccggccaggcctagttccctcctgggatctctcggtagtcttggcaggactccagagacctcccttcgagccgctcaaatcagttggactcagggccctctctcttaagacggccctgctgatcgcgctcgcctccattaagaggctcggggacctgcaagcgttctctgtcagcgacacttgcctggagttcggtccggcagatacgtctgtgatcctaagaccgcg
Proteins encoded in this window:
- the cavin2b gene encoding caveolae-associated protein 2b, which codes for MGEDAVQAERSSMISAHESQELVVPTPSPTQSSPTHSFSQMGNATIMAASEEPISTGAGANTGTLTRDGASTTGPVNAITVLTLLDKLVNMLDTVQENQHKMEMRQVEMEGAVRGIQNDMTKLSKSHTSTSNTVSKLLDKSRKVSVHMKEVKDKMDKQAVQVKKLEVNHTHLLRRNNFKVLIFQEENEIPSSVFVKEPAPLPEVEEETLAIDANRSQEEGLQTIDLSSDEEQGPEEDEDEILAILDLEAESKVQKSRAEKFKRSSLKKVDSLKKAFSRQNIEKKMNNISTRIVSTENREKIKKSLTPNHQKNPSAKSSSFKVSPLTFNIKKVRSGESEAEAVDSSQPESSPSAVASIELAPIESPAEDLTFEEVHCQLAPGQEEVKVAVEAIEKELPSILNGTAMIEPELSITEDVSEEYALSATLLQDASQIDLQGENEEEGEEEKGKEDMQDEKSLVAEAAGQVEGVDVVQAS